The Labrenzia sp. CE80 genome window below encodes:
- a CDS encoding DUF2628 domain-containing protein — protein MSTFYVMAPPDLKDPVASPHEADRLVFVADRFSWAAFVISIVWIIWHRMWLVLLGYLAITLALEVTAAFAGGIAPAVAAFAVALLFGFEANGLRRWTMERSGWRVLGLACGSDQTEAELRFFQSLQSKSSGSSPASQPPAPIVRPSRVIPKIGTETVVGLTLGQETSR, from the coding sequence ATGAGCACTTTTTATGTCATGGCGCCGCCGGATCTGAAGGATCCCGTCGCCAGTCCGCATGAGGCGGATCGGCTCGTCTTTGTGGCCGACCGGTTCTCTTGGGCTGCCTTTGTCATTTCGATCGTCTGGATCATCTGGCACCGTATGTGGCTGGTTTTGCTCGGCTATCTGGCGATCACTCTGGCGCTGGAAGTGACCGCGGCCTTTGCCGGTGGTATAGCACCGGCGGTCGCGGCATTTGCTGTTGCCTTGCTGTTCGGCTTTGAGGCCAATGGGTTACGCCGCTGGACGATGGAGCGCTCCGGCTGGCGGGTTCTGGGCCTTGCCTGTGGCTCGGATCAGACCGAAGCAGAGCTGCGTTTCTTCCAGTCGCTTCAGTCCAAATCCTCCGGCTCTTCGCCGGCAAGCCAGCCCCCTGCCCCGATTGTGCGGCCGTCCCGCGTGATCCCGAAAATTGGCACGGAAACCGTTGTCGGTCTGACTTTGGGCCAGGAGACGAGCCGATGA
- the hisH gene encoding imidazole glycerol phosphate synthase subunit HisH — MSIAIIDYGSGNLRSAAKAFERAARDHARTPDVVVTADPERVLKADRIVLPGVGAFADCKRGLFAVEGMPEALEETVRNQGKPFLGICVGMQLMASRGLEFETVEGLNWIEGDVSEMKPADPDLKIPHMGWNTIDVRGAGHPVLKDLETGPDGLHAYFVHSYHFATAREQNCLATFDYAGAFTAMVAKDNMVGTQFHPEKSQRLGLGLIANFLNWTP, encoded by the coding sequence ATGAGCATCGCCATTATCGACTATGGCTCGGGCAACCTGCGCTCGGCAGCCAAGGCATTTGAACGTGCTGCGCGTGACCATGCCCGGACCCCGGATGTCGTCGTGACGGCAGATCCCGAGCGGGTGCTGAAGGCTGACCGCATCGTCCTGCCCGGCGTTGGCGCTTTTGCCGATTGCAAACGCGGTCTGTTTGCGGTCGAGGGCATGCCTGAAGCGCTGGAAGAGACGGTTCGCAATCAGGGCAAGCCGTTTCTCGGCATCTGTGTCGGCATGCAGCTGATGGCCTCCCGTGGGCTGGAGTTCGAAACGGTTGAAGGTTTGAACTGGATCGAAGGCGATGTTTCCGAGATGAAACCCGCTGATCCGGACCTCAAGATCCCGCATATGGGCTGGAACACCATCGATGTGCGCGGTGCCGGACATCCGGTTCTCAAGGATCTCGAAACAGGCCCGGACGGACTACACGCCTATTTCGTCCATTCCTATCATTTTGCCACGGCACGTGAGCAGAACTGTCTGGCGACCTTTGACTATGCCGGCGCATTCACGGCAATGGTCGCCAAGGACAACATGGTCGGAACCCAGTTCCACCCGGAAAAGAGCCAGCGGCTCGGCCTCGGGCTGATCGCGAACTTCCTGAACTGGACGCCGTAA
- a CDS encoding DUF1330 domain-containing protein — protein sequence MAKGYWIARVDVHDADGYPAYVETAKPAFERFGANFLARGGQTNAIEGPGRARNVVIEFPSFQHAVDCYNSPEYQEAVKIRQKVADGEIVIVEGQ from the coding sequence ATGGCCAAAGGCTATTGGATTGCACGCGTTGACGTACATGACGCAGATGGTTACCCGGCATATGTCGAAACCGCGAAGCCGGCGTTTGAGCGCTTTGGTGCGAATTTCCTCGCACGGGGCGGTCAGACGAACGCCATCGAAGGGCCGGGGCGTGCGCGGAACGTTGTCATCGAGTTCCCAAGCTTCCAGCACGCTGTCGACTGTTACAATTCTCCTGAATATCAGGAAGCTGTAAAAATCCGCCAGAAGGTTGCCGATGGTGAAATCGTCATCGTTGAAGGCCAATAG
- a CDS encoding DUF1330 domain-containing protein: protein MKKGYIVARVQIHDPEGFKTYLDIGLPSLDRFGGRSLVLGGQYTTFEGQERERHVVIEFDSYQTALDCYNSPEYQAAAEVRKRYAETDLVVVEGT from the coding sequence ATGAAGAAGGGTTACATCGTCGCGCGCGTCCAGATCCATGATCCGGAAGGCTTCAAGACCTATCTGGATATCGGACTGCCCTCACTGGACAGGTTCGGTGGTCGTTCGCTCGTGCTTGGTGGCCAGTACACGACCTTTGAAGGCCAGGAGCGCGAGCGCCACGTTGTAATCGAGTTCGACAGCTATCAGACGGCGCTCGACTGCTACAACTCACCGGAGTATCAGGCCGCGGCCGAAGTCCGGAAACGCTACGCCGAGACGGATCTCGTCGTGGTCGAAGGAACCTAG
- the hisA gene encoding 1-(5-phosphoribosyl)-5-[(5-phosphoribosylamino)methylideneamino]imidazole-4-carboxamide isomerase, with translation MTILFPAIDLKDGQCVRLKLGDMDQATVFNDDPGAQAKSFEDQGFEWLHVVDLNGAFAGESVNGAAVDAILASTSNPVQLGGGIRTLEHIEAWLDKGITRAILGTVAVRDPELVKEACKRFPGKIAVGIDAKGGYVAVEGWAETSELTAVDLAKRFEDAGVSAIIYTDIDRDGILKGLNIPSTLELANAVSIPVIASGGLASIDDVKRLLQPDCGILEGAISGRALYDGRLDPKEAMALIKAAREKTS, from the coding sequence ATGACCATTCTTTTTCCAGCCATCGATCTCAAAGACGGCCAGTGTGTTCGGCTGAAGCTTGGAGACATGGATCAGGCGACTGTCTTCAATGACGATCCCGGCGCCCAGGCGAAATCCTTTGAAGATCAGGGCTTCGAGTGGCTGCATGTGGTCGATCTGAACGGTGCCTTCGCGGGCGAAAGCGTCAATGGCGCAGCTGTTGATGCCATCTTGGCCTCGACAAGCAATCCGGTGCAGCTTGGCGGCGGCATACGGACACTGGAGCATATCGAGGCGTGGCTTGATAAAGGGATCACGCGGGCGATCCTGGGCACGGTAGCGGTTCGGGATCCGGAGCTGGTGAAAGAAGCCTGCAAGCGCTTCCCGGGTAAGATTGCCGTGGGGATCGATGCGAAGGGCGGATATGTGGCGGTCGAAGGCTGGGCCGAAACCTCCGAACTGACGGCTGTGGATCTGGCAAAGCGCTTTGAAGACGCTGGCGTTTCGGCGATCATCTACACCGATATCGACCGCGACGGCATCCTGAAGGGATTGAACATCCCCTCGACGTTGGAACTTGCCAATGCGGTTTCCATTCCGGTCATTGCCTCCGGCGGGCTTGCCTCCATTGACGATGTCAAACGGCTGTTGCAGCCTGACTGCGGCATTCTGGAGGGCGCCATTTCCGGCCGGGCCCTCTATGATGGGCGCCTGGACCCCAAGGAGGCGATGGCCCTGATCAAGGCCGCGCGCGAGAAAACGTCATGA
- the hisF gene encoding imidazole glycerol phosphate synthase subunit HisF: MTLKARVIPCLDVKDGRVVKGVNFVDLVDAGDPVEAAKAYDAAGADELCFLDITASHEGRGTIFDVVRRTAEACFMPVTVGGGVRTVEDIRKLLIAGADKVSINTAAVKNPEFIREAAEKFGAQCIVVSIDAKQVNAEGEPDRFEIFTHGGRNPTGIDAVEFARKAVELGAGELLVTSMDRDGTKSGYNIALTRAIADAVPVPVIASGGVGTLDHMVEGIRDGRATAVLAASIFHFGEYTIHEAKAHMNDAGVAMRMNG; this comes from the coding sequence ATGACCCTCAAGGCCCGAGTTATTCCCTGTCTCGACGTCAAGGACGGCCGTGTCGTCAAGGGCGTCAACTTTGTCGATCTTGTTGATGCCGGCGATCCGGTTGAGGCCGCTAAGGCTTATGACGCTGCTGGTGCGGACGAGCTTTGCTTCCTGGACATCACTGCCAGCCATGAAGGCCGGGGCACGATCTTTGACGTTGTGCGCAGGACCGCGGAAGCCTGCTTCATGCCGGTGACTGTCGGCGGTGGTGTGCGCACGGTCGAGGACATCCGCAAGCTGCTGATTGCCGGTGCCGACAAGGTCTCCATCAACACGGCTGCGGTCAAGAACCCCGAGTTCATCCGTGAGGCGGCAGAAAAGTTCGGCGCGCAATGCATCGTCGTCTCCATCGACGCCAAGCAGGTGAATGCAGAAGGTGAGCCGGACCGGTTCGAGATCTTCACCCACGGCGGTCGCAACCCGACCGGGATCGATGCGGTGGAGTTCGCAAGGAAGGCCGTGGAGCTGGGCGCTGGCGAACTTCTGGTGACTTCCATGGATCGTGACGGCACCAAATCCGGTTACAACATCGCCCTGACCCGTGCGATCGCCGATGCGGTTCCGGTTCCCGTCATAGCCTCTGGCGGTGTCGGGACACTCGATCACATGGTCGAAGGCATTCGCGACGGCCGTGCCACCGCCGTGCTGGCAGCCTCCATTTTCCATTTCGGCGAATACACCATTCATGAAGCCAAGGCGCATATGAATGACGCTGGCGTCGCCATGCGGATGAATGGATAA
- a CDS encoding phosphoribosyl-ATP diphosphatase, with protein sequence MTNFTLADLDAIIAARAVSDDEMSYTRKLMGKGVAKCAQKLGEEAVEAAIAAVQHDRDELTGEAADVLYHLLVVLKVCDVRLEDVMAELARRTGQTGLEEKAARPRD encoded by the coding sequence ATGACGAATTTTACTCTTGCCGATCTGGACGCCATTATCGCGGCGCGGGCCGTCAGTGATGACGAGATGTCCTATACACGTAAATTGATGGGCAAGGGGGTGGCGAAATGCGCCCAAAAATTGGGGGAAGAAGCGGTCGAAGCGGCCATCGCGGCCGTTCAGCATGATCGGGACGAGCTGACAGGGGAAGCTGCGGACGTTCTTTATCATCTGCTTGTGGTTCTGAAGGTCTGCGATGTCAGGCTGGAGGACGTCATGGCAGAACTGGCACGTCGGACCGGGCAAACCGGTCTGGAGGAGAAGGCTGCCAGACCTCGGGATTGA
- the coaA gene encoding type I pantothenate kinase yields the protein MDQTVELKRDMDLSPYRVFTEREWARLRADTPMTLTGAEVAQLQGLNDPMSIEQVEKIYLPLSRLLAFYAEATVGLHQATQEFLGIRDRKTPFIIGVAGSVSVGKSTTSRVLRELLARWPASPKVDLVTTDGFLYPNAVLEAEGLMQKKGFPESFDRPRLLKFLSDIKAGRRNVRAPIYSHFYYDVMPGHTVTVDNPDILIVEGLNVLQTRELPKDGRAVPFVSDFFDFSVYIDADEKLLLNWYVERFMRLRETAFRDPGSYFHKYSRINDKEALATAHQIWSQINLVNLRDNILPTRPRADLILTKDASHKIAKVALRKV from the coding sequence ATGGATCAGACAGTCGAGTTGAAGCGGGACATGGACTTGTCCCCGTATCGTGTCTTCACCGAGCGCGAATGGGCCCGGTTGAGAGCCGATACCCCAATGACCCTGACCGGCGCGGAAGTCGCCCAACTTCAGGGTCTCAACGACCCTATGTCCATCGAGCAGGTCGAGAAGATCTATCTGCCGTTGTCGCGCCTTCTGGCCTTCTACGCTGAAGCGACTGTCGGCCTGCATCAGGCGACCCAGGAATTTCTTGGTATTCGCGATCGAAAGACGCCTTTCATCATTGGCGTCGCCGGGTCGGTATCGGTGGGCAAGTCAACCACGTCGCGAGTCTTGCGCGAGCTTTTGGCGCGTTGGCCTGCCAGTCCGAAGGTGGATCTGGTCACCACCGACGGCTTCCTCTATCCCAACGCTGTTTTGGAGGCCGAGGGCCTGATGCAGAAGAAGGGCTTTCCCGAAAGTTTCGACCGCCCGCGACTGCTGAAATTCCTGTCCGACATCAAGGCCGGTCGGCGAAATGTGCGGGCGCCGATATACTCCCATTTCTACTACGACGTCATGCCTGGCCACACGGTCACCGTGGACAATCCGGATATCCTCATCGTCGAGGGACTGAACGTTCTGCAGACCCGGGAGCTGCCGAAGGATGGCCGGGCTGTGCCGTTTGTTTCAGACTTCTTTGATTTCTCGGTCTATATCGATGCGGATGAAAAACTGCTTCTGAATTGGTACGTCGAGCGCTTCATGCGGCTTCGTGAAACGGCCTTCCGCGATCCGGGATCGTATTTTCACAAATACTCGCGCATCAACGACAAGGAAGCCCTGGCGACGGCGCATCAGATCTGGAGCCAGATCAACCTGGTGAACCTGCGTGATAATATTCTGCCGACGCGGCCGAGAGCGGACCTGATCCTGACCAAGGACGCCAGCCACAAGATCGCCAAGGTCGCCCTTCGCAAGGTCTGA
- a CDS encoding cache domain-containing protein has protein sequence MKFSRLPVLWKIIIPVATIFTFTIVLGQVSLKSLHDSMLQERITTIEHISGTAKTIAAAYHAKEVAGELTREEAQEMAKTAIGAMRYEGNNYIFVFDFNSVTLVHVNQKLIGKDLSDLTDANGTQIIDGLVKQAKAGGGTLLYQWPRAGSDVPIDKWGWAEGFEPWGWMMGTGVYVDDLEGAYWRQALLIIAIASLGAIIAFTIAVISIKSIVTPLSALTSNMNSLAEGDSDIQISGADRGDEIGQMASAMEIFVENERTRKSLEANQQEAQEAAVHRGEEIQQLSSDFDSRIMEMMDVIEQSVQNLQSASAEMTNGAARTTEQSGLVSTASSQASHNVETVAAAAEELSASVNEIRRQVQSSSEIAAKAASEASSTNERMNGLSDAAGRIGEVVTLIQAIAEQTNLLALNATIEAARAGEAGKGFAVVAAEVKELATQTSKATEEISSQISAIQGETEQAAGAISSVTEIINQMNEIASSISSAVEEQGVATQEIAVNATEASRSTIEVTTNIESVSQAAENTKTTAETVDASARQLEDNANYLKQTVSGFLVEVRSRSAA, from the coding sequence ATGAAATTCTCCCGTCTCCCAGTACTCTGGAAAATCATCATTCCAGTCGCTACTATCTTTACGTTCACGATCGTTCTAGGTCAGGTAAGCTTGAAATCGCTTCACGACTCGATGCTGCAGGAGCGTATAACTACGATCGAACACATCTCCGGGACAGCGAAGACCATCGCCGCCGCCTATCACGCTAAGGAAGTGGCCGGTGAGCTGACGCGCGAAGAAGCCCAGGAAATGGCGAAGACCGCAATCGGAGCGATGCGGTACGAAGGTAACAACTATATCTTCGTCTTCGACTTCAACTCGGTGACCCTAGTTCACGTGAATCAAAAGCTGATTGGCAAGGATCTTAGCGATCTCACAGACGCCAATGGCACCCAGATAATTGATGGACTTGTAAAGCAGGCCAAAGCTGGCGGCGGCACGCTTCTTTACCAATGGCCGCGTGCCGGAAGCGACGTGCCCATCGACAAATGGGGTTGGGCTGAAGGCTTCGAGCCTTGGGGCTGGATGATGGGAACCGGCGTCTATGTAGATGACCTGGAAGGTGCCTATTGGCGTCAGGCGCTCCTGATTATCGCAATTGCATCCCTTGGAGCGATCATTGCTTTCACAATTGCAGTTATCTCGATCAAGAGCATTGTGACACCGCTTTCCGCGCTGACATCTAACATGAACAGCCTCGCAGAGGGCGACAGTGACATCCAGATCTCCGGCGCAGACCGGGGTGACGAGATCGGCCAGATGGCCTCCGCGATGGAAATCTTTGTAGAGAACGAGCGCACCCGCAAGTCTCTCGAAGCCAACCAGCAGGAAGCTCAAGAGGCAGCGGTTCACCGCGGCGAGGAAATCCAGCAGCTGTCCAGCGACTTCGACAGCCGCATCATGGAAATGATGGATGTGATTGAGCAGTCGGTGCAGAATCTCCAGAGCGCATCTGCCGAGATGACCAACGGTGCGGCCAGGACAACAGAGCAGAGCGGCCTGGTGTCGACGGCTTCCTCCCAGGCTTCTCACAACGTTGAGACTGTGGCTGCGGCTGCAGAGGAACTCTCCGCTTCGGTGAATGAGATCCGGCGCCAGGTTCAGTCCTCGAGCGAGATCGCTGCCAAGGCAGCTTCAGAGGCCAGCTCGACCAACGAGCGCATGAATGGCCTGTCAGATGCGGCCGGTCGTATCGGTGAAGTCGTAACGCTCATTCAGGCTATTGCAGAGCAGACCAACCTTCTGGCTCTGAACGCAACGATCGAGGCCGCTCGTGCCGGAGAAGCCGGCAAGGGCTTCGCGGTTGTTGCCGCCGAGGTGAAAGAACTCGCGACCCAGACCTCGAAGGCAACAGAAGAGATCTCCAGCCAGATTTCGGCCATTCAGGGCGAAACCGAACAAGCTGCAGGCGCCATCTCGTCGGTCACAGAGATCATCAACCAGATGAACGAAATCGCCAGCTCGATTTCTTCCGCTGTGGAAGAGCAGGGCGTTGCGACCCAGGAAATCGCCGTCAATGCAACGGAGGCTTCCCGGAGCACGATCGAAGTGACCACCAATATCGAAAGCGTCTCCCAAGCTGCCGAGAACACCAAAACGACCGCAGAAACAGTCGACGCCTCGGCACGACAGCTAGAAGACAATGCAAACTACCTGAAGCAGACCGTGTCTGGCTTCTTGGTTGAGGTGCGCAGCCGGTCTGCTGCTTAA
- a CDS encoding ActR/PrrA/RegA family redox response regulator transcription factor has product MTEQIPDLETFADKSLLIVDDDKAFQQRLARAMEKRGFETETADGVREAVTKVGSQAPAFAIVDMRLEDGNGLDVIEAIRQRRADCRAIILTGYGNIATAVTAVKLGAVDYLAKPADPDDILAALSRRPEDKAPPPENPMSADRVRWEHIQRVYELCDRNVSETARRLNMHRRTLQRILAKRAPR; this is encoded by the coding sequence ATGACCGAGCAAATACCGGATTTGGAAACATTTGCAGACAAGAGCCTTCTGATCGTCGATGACGACAAGGCCTTTCAGCAGCGTCTTGCCCGGGCCATGGAAAAACGTGGTTTTGAAACCGAGACGGCCGATGGCGTCCGTGAGGCGGTCACCAAGGTCGGCTCTCAGGCGCCCGCTTTTGCCATCGTCGACATGCGACTGGAGGACGGCAATGGTCTTGATGTGATCGAGGCAATCCGCCAGAGGCGCGCAGATTGCCGGGCGATCATCCTGACCGGCTACGGCAATATCGCAACAGCCGTCACCGCAGTAAAACTCGGTGCGGTCGATTACCTGGCCAAGCCGGCTGACCCGGACGATATCCTCGCTGCGCTTTCCCGGCGCCCCGAGGACAAAGCTCCCCCACCAGAGAACCCCATGTCCGCTGACCGTGTCCGCTGGGAACACATTCAGCGGGTTTACGAGCTATGCGATCGGAATGTGTCCGAAACCGCTCGGCGGCTCAATATGCACCGTCGCACGCTGCAGCGAATCCTGGCAAAACGCGCTCCACGCTGA
- a CDS encoding ActS/PrrB/RegB family redox-sensitive histidine kinase has protein sequence MLDHPETQFSLTHRRLRLDTLVRLRWLAVGGQTAALLVVHIGLGYPLPIGLAFSLVAFSAWLNVFLKIYSPASLRISERAATLQLAYDILQMSGLLFLTGGLGNPFAFLLMAPVMVSATALSAHNTLILGILATLCASVLAVFHLPLPWPGGSGFNLPAVYSIGVWIALVSTLGFMAVYAFRVAEEARQLADALAATELVLAKEQHLNALDGLATAAAHELGTPLATIFLAAKELSDEFEPEDPRAEDIALIRSQSERCRDILKKLTSLSSDEDATYQTMKVSQLIEDVIDPHRGFGIQIAVSASGQGPEPVGSRNAAIRYGLGNLLENAIDFAETMVEVSALWDNNTVIISIRDDGPGFALEVLAKIGDPYVSVRSGKTARKDAGGGLGLGFFIAKTLLERTGAKLFLENRAPPEHGAHIRVTWPRAAIESLGHMDGQDFSLHKD, from the coding sequence ATGCTCGATCATCCAGAAACCCAATTCTCGCTGACTCACCGCCGTCTCAGACTTGATACGCTGGTGCGTCTTCGCTGGCTCGCAGTTGGCGGCCAGACCGCCGCGCTGCTTGTGGTGCATATCGGCCTGGGCTACCCGCTGCCGATCGGGCTTGCTTTTTCGCTAGTCGCTTTCTCCGCCTGGCTGAACGTCTTTTTGAAGATCTATTCGCCGGCCTCCCTTCGGATTTCCGAAAGGGCGGCAACGCTGCAACTTGCCTATGACATCCTGCAGATGAGCGGATTGTTGTTTCTCACAGGCGGTCTCGGCAATCCCTTCGCGTTCCTGCTCATGGCGCCCGTCATGGTGTCAGCCACCGCGCTGTCGGCTCACAACACGCTCATTCTGGGCATTTTGGCGACGCTATGCGCCAGCGTTCTTGCCGTATTTCATCTGCCACTGCCGTGGCCCGGCGGAAGTGGCTTCAATCTGCCGGCGGTCTATTCCATCGGTGTCTGGATCGCACTGGTTTCCACGCTCGGCTTCATGGCGGTCTACGCCTTTCGTGTCGCCGAAGAAGCACGGCAGCTCGCCGATGCGCTCGCCGCGACGGAACTTGTTCTCGCGAAGGAACAGCACCTCAACGCACTCGACGGATTGGCTACCGCCGCCGCGCATGAGCTTGGAACACCACTCGCAACGATCTTTCTTGCCGCGAAAGAGCTTTCGGACGAATTCGAGCCGGAGGACCCCCGTGCGGAGGACATTGCCCTGATCCGGTCCCAGTCGGAAAGATGCCGCGATATCTTAAAAAAACTGACCAGCCTCTCCAGCGATGAAGATGCGACCTACCAGACCATGAAGGTTTCTCAGCTGATTGAAGATGTCATCGATCCTCACCGGGGTTTCGGCATTCAGATTGCCGTCTCTGCCTCTGGGCAGGGACCGGAGCCTGTCGGCAGCCGAAATGCCGCCATTCGCTATGGACTTGGAAATCTCCTCGAAAACGCGATCGACTTCGCTGAAACGATGGTCGAAGTTTCCGCGCTTTGGGACAACAACACAGTTATCATTTCCATTAGGGACGACGGACCGGGGTTCGCTTTGGAAGTGCTCGCAAAGATCGGCGATCCCTATGTGTCGGTTCGCAGCGGCAAAACCGCGCGCAAGGACGCCGGCGGCGGCCTGGGGCTCGGCTTCTTCATCGCCAAGACTTTGCTGGAACGCACGGGGGCGAAGCTTTTCCTGGAGAACCGCGCACCACCCGAGCACGGCGCACACATCCGCGTGACATGGCCACGTGCAGCGATAGAATCCCTCGGGCATATGGACGGGCAGGACTTTTCCTTGCATAAGGACTAG
- the secB gene encoding protein-export chaperone SecB: MSDTNDAGAQPQAENAPAAPGMNILGQYIKDLSFENPNAPRSLQQGEQPKLDINVNVSAQPVGEGQFEVVLTLNAKAERPDMVMFNVELVYAGLFRITGVPDEHMHPFVMIECPRMIFPFARNILAEATRNGGFPPLLLDPIDFAQLYRQNMGDQQPKPN; encoded by the coding sequence ATGAGCGATACCAACGACGCCGGCGCACAGCCGCAGGCTGAAAACGCCCCGGCCGCACCGGGAATGAACATCCTTGGCCAGTACATCAAGGACCTGTCCTTCGAAAACCCGAATGCGCCGCGCTCCTTGCAGCAGGGTGAGCAGCCAAAGCTGGACATCAACGTCAATGTCAGCGCGCAGCCAGTTGGAGAAGGTCAGTTCGAGGTCGTACTGACCCTGAACGCCAAGGCCGAGCGTCCCGACATGGTGATGTTCAACGTCGAGCTGGTCTATGCCGGCCTCTTCCGCATCACCGGTGTCCCGGATGAGCACATGCATCCTTTCGTGATGATCGAATGCCCGCGCATGATCTTCCCGTTCGCGCGAAACATTTTGGCCGAAGCAACGCGTAACGGCGGTTTCCCGCCGCTCCTGCTCGATCCGATCGATTTTGCCCAGCTTTATCGCCAGAACATGGGCGATCAGCAGCCGAAGCCAAACTGA
- the moeB gene encoding molybdopterin-synthase adenylyltransferase MoeB, whose product MLTPAELERYARHIVMQEIGGPGQQKLKNARVLVIGAGGLGAPLLQYLAAAGVGTLGIVDDDTVSLSNLQRQVIHDTDQLGEPKVASAAEAIARLNPNVKVEPYPTRIAGHNVMQLISNYDLVADGTDNFGTRYLVSDACFFAKKPLVTAAVGQFDGSLTTLRPFEENAEGVPNPTYRCLFPDRPRDGLLPTCAEAGILGALTGIVGAMQAMEVIKEITGTGEGLVGRLMLFDARSFRMETIRYKRSKKNPLHGDAPKTWAEMLEET is encoded by the coding sequence ATGCTCACACCTGCAGAACTTGAACGCTACGCCCGCCATATCGTCATGCAGGAGATCGGCGGACCAGGGCAGCAAAAACTCAAGAACGCCCGGGTTCTGGTGATCGGGGCAGGGGGGCTTGGCGCTCCCTTGCTGCAGTATCTGGCCGCAGCGGGTGTCGGCACGCTGGGAATCGTCGATGACGACACCGTCAGCCTCTCCAATCTGCAACGCCAGGTCATTCATGACACGGACCAGCTCGGCGAGCCGAAGGTGGCCAGTGCCGCCGAGGCGATCGCCCGGCTCAATCCCAACGTGAAAGTCGAGCCCTACCCGACCCGGATTGCCGGTCACAACGTCATGCAATTGATCTCGAACTACGATCTGGTAGCCGACGGCACAGATAACTTCGGCACACGCTACCTGGTCTCGGACGCCTGTTTCTTTGCCAAGAAGCCGCTCGTGACTGCGGCTGTTGGCCAGTTCGATGGCTCGCTCACCACCCTGCGCCCTTTCGAGGAAAATGCTGAAGGTGTGCCCAATCCGACCTATCGCTGCCTGTTTCCAGATCGTCCCCGCGATGGACTCCTGCCGACATGCGCAGAAGCGGGCATTCTTGGTGCGCTGACGGGAATTGTCGGGGCGATGCAGGCGATGGAAGTGATCAAGGAGATCACCGGAACAGGCGAGGGTCTCGTCGGCCGCCTGATGCTGTTTGACGCCCGCTCGTTCCGAATGGAGACGATCCGCTACAAGCGTTCTAAGAAAAATCCGCTTCATGGCGACGCCCCGAAAACATGGGCCGAAATGCTCGAAGAAACCTGA